From the Actinomycetes bacterium genome, the window CTGGCGGTCGCTCGGGCGCGACGGCAACGGCGACCAGGTCGCCAACCCCGGGAACTTGTTCGACGCCGCGGTCAGCGCGGCCGCCTACCTCTGCCTGAGCGGCGCCGGCGACCTGTCCGACCCGGCCCGGCTCCGCCAGGCCGTCTACGGCTACAACCACTCCTGGTCCTACGTGGACAGCGTGCTCGGCTGGGCCACGTTCTACGCGCAGCGGATCAGCGGCGGGCCGGGGGTCCTGCCCCCGCTGCCGCCGACCACCACGGCGTCGACCACCACGGCGTCGACCACCACGGCGCCGACCACGCCGGCCTCCACCACCACCGGCCCGGCCACCACGCTCGCACCGACGACGACACGCCCGGCCACCACGGTCCCGCCCGCGACCACCGGGCCGCCCGCGACCACCGGGCCGCCGTCGACCACCGGGCCGCCGTCGACCACGACGCCGAGGACCACCGGCACGACCGCGCCGCCTTCGACCACGACGCCAGCGACGACGACCACCCGGGCGCCGACCACGACGGCGCCGTGCGCACCGCCGCCGACCACGACGAGCCTGCCGCCGGGCTCGACCACCACCACGACGACCACGACCATGCTGCCGCCCGGCTCGACCACCACCACGACGACGCTGCCGCCCTGCCCGACCTCCACGACGGTCGGCACGAGCCGCCCGTAGCCCGTAGCCGGCGGAAGACATACCGGCAAGACCGACCCCGCAGCCCCGCGTCCGGTGACCTGCTGGCGGATGCTGCTGTCCGGCGGTGTGGTGCAGGGTGCCGTCGAGGACG encodes:
- a CDS encoding lytic transglycosylase domain-containing protein — its product is MLLASVAVLPGFVPGAAADPARSAAPLVAVATFAGDQGGAAEDEARDRRAWLSGREASGRAAADQAAAERVARGSGVTAATPAAWVVPAGADQTIPPLTLRAYRTAAAWASGYDPGCRLSWSVLAGIGRIESNHGRHAGAAARFSQGGDVTPPILGPALDGRGGFAAIADSDGGRLDGDRVWDRAVGPMQFLPSTWRSLGRDGNGDQVANPGNLFDAAVSAAAYLCLSGAGDLSDPARLRQAVYGYNHSWSYVDSVLGWATFYAQRISGGPGVLPPLPPTTTASTTTASTTTAPTTPASTTTGPATTLAPTTTRPATTVPPATTGPPATTGPPSTTGPPSTTTPRTTGTTAPPSTTTPATTTTRAPTTTAPCAPPPTTTSLPPGSTTTTTTTTMLPPGSTTTTTTLPPCPTSTTVGTSRP